In one window of Lynx canadensis isolate LIC74 chromosome A3, mLynCan4.pri.v2, whole genome shotgun sequence DNA:
- the LOC115511219 gene encoding translation initiation factor IF-2-like, giving the protein MLGAQRRPGEGGGCPEGGREGEEPGGAGQLRPRGARPRRGRGHRRGAEGTGPPPRPLPGRAPTPPHGPSSRLPPGARRQRLPRRGPPAEAGGQRRGSRGGGRTAPAQAPLFVCAAPSSRRSADAAGPGGPRRPGRREPPAAEPSPPPAARSAARLRPDDPRGGGGGGGGGGGDPPPARCARLLRAVPPPPPPAAPPRPRRDTAQGPARARARGGGQTPTWGRAGRAGARGAAGLGHGPDTRRSGAAGTGGGGVGGRGTGADAEQRSPLPKLPARGVR; this is encoded by the exons ATGCTGGGAGCCCAG cgccGGCCCGGAGAAGGTGGGGGGTGCCCGGAAGGCGGGCGGGAAGGTGAGGAGCCGGGAGGTGCCGGGCAGTTGCGGCCGCGGGGGGCCAGGCCGCGGCGGGGCCGAGGGCACCGGCGGGGCGCCGAGGGCACCGGCCCCCCTCCCCGACCCCTCCCCGGGCGCGCGCCAACTCCGCCGCACGGCCCAAGTTCGCGGCTCCCGCCCGGAGCCCGCCGCCAGCGCTTACCTCGCCGTGGGCCGCCCGCCGAGGCCGGAGGGCAGCGGCGCGGGTCCCGGGGCGGCGGCCGCACAGCGCCCGCCCAGGCGCCGCTCTTTGTCTGCGCCGCTCCCTCCTCCCGCCGCTCGGCGGACGCTGCCGGCCCGGGCGGACCCCGCCGGCCCGGCCGCCGCGAGCCTCCCGCCGCCGAGCCCTCCCCGCCGCCTGCCGCCCGCTCGGCCGCGCGGCTCCGGCCTGACGAtccccgcggcggcggcggcggcggcggcggaggcggcggcgacCCTCCCCCGGCGCGCTGCGCCCGCCTCCTCCGCGcggttcctcctcctcctcctcccgccgcTCCTCCCCGGCCGCGCCGCGACACCGCCCAGGGGCCGGCCCGGGCccgcgcgcggggcgggggccaGACACCCACCTGGGGGCGCGCAGGCAGAGCCGGGGCTCGCGGCGCGGCCGGGCTCGGGCACGGCCCGGACACCCGGCGCTCCGGCGCGGCGGGCAccgggggaggtggggtgggggggcgcgggACCGGCGCGGACGCGGAGCAGAGGTCCCCGCTCCCCAAACTGCCCGCTCGGGGAGTGCGGtag